A stretch of Eleutherodactylus coqui strain aEleCoq1 chromosome 9, aEleCoq1.hap1, whole genome shotgun sequence DNA encodes these proteins:
- the MAFA gene encoding transcription factor MafA, protein MASDLAMSAELPNSPLAIEYVNDFDLMKFEVKKEPPEAERFCHRLPPGSLSSTPISTPCSSVPSSPSFCAPSPGAQPNVNPNNPNTANKPQLEDLYWMSNYQHHINPEALNLTPEDAVEALIGNPHHHHHQGYDGFRGQHYPGDEMAPSSHHHQVHHHLHNHNHHHLRLEERFSDEQLVSMSVRELNRQLRGFSKEEVIRLKQKRRTLKNRGYAQSCRYKRVQQRHILETEKCQLQSQVEQLKQEVSRLAKERDLYKDKYEKLASRSFTARESPQQSNPGKGSADFFM, encoded by the coding sequence ATGGCCTCTGATCTGGCTATGAGCGCAGAGTTGCCCAACAGCCCTCTTGCCATCGAGTACGTCAACGATTTTGATCTGATGAAATTTGAGGTCAAGAAGGAACCCCCAGAAGCTGAGAGGTTCTGCCACCGCCTTCCACCTGGATCATTGTCTTCCACTCCGATCAGCACCCCTTGTTCTTCGGTGCCCTCCTCGCCCAGCTTCTGTGCCCCAAGCCCTGGGGCACAACCTAACGTGAACCCCAACAACCCCAATACTGCCAATAAACCCCAACTGGAGGACCTGTACTGGATGTCTAATTATCAGCACCACATCAACCCTGAAGCCCTCAACTTGACTCCTGAAGATGCCGTGGAGGCTCTGATAGGAAACCcacatcaccaccaccaccaaggcTATGATGGCTTcaggggtcagcactacccaggGGATGAAATGGCACCATCGAGTCACCACCACCAAGTCCATCATCACCTGCACAACCACAACCACCACCATCTAAGACTGGAAGAAAGGTTCTCCGATGAACAGCTGGTTAGCATGTCTGTGCGAGAACTCAACCGACAGCTGAGGGGCTTCAGCAAGGAAGAGGTCATCCGCCTCAAGCAGAAGAGAAGGACCTTAAAGAACAGGGGCTATGCCCAGTCCTGCAGGTACAAAAGGGTGCAGCAAAGGCACATCCTAGAGACGGAGAAGTGTCAGCTCCAGAGCCAAGTGGAACAACTCAAACAAGAGGTGTCCCGGCTGGCCAAAGAGAGGGATCTATACAAAGACAAATACGAGAAGCTGGCCAGCAGAAGCTTCACAGCCAGAGAGTCCCCACAACAATCCAACCCAGGCAAAGGCTCGGCCGACTTCTTCATGTGA